In Bacillus weihaiensis, the genomic stretch CTTTCATTCTTTAATCCCTCCTAATGACTCACGTTTATCAAGGTAAGTCCGATAACAAGCAAGCCGATTCCTATAAAACCTTTGCGATTCACTTTATCCTTAAAAAGCACGACTCCGACACCTACAGTCAAAATCGTACCTACCCCACTCCAAGTAGCATACACAATGCCAAGGGGTAAAGATTTTAACGTAATGGAAAGAAAATAAAATGCAAGCCCATAGCCTAAAATTACACCTATGGTGGGCCAAATCTTTTTAAATCCTTCAGATAGCTTGAGCATCGTCGAACCAAACACCTCTAGACTAATCGATAAAAATAATAAGAGGTATGCCATCTTAATTACCCTCCTCAAGCTGATCGAGTAAGTGATAAAGTAAAGAAATAGACTCTTCTCTTTCCACTACATCTAGTTGAAACATACTTGAAAACCAAAGACCATCACAAACATAACGAATGGTAAGTATTTTTTCTCGAATTATTCCATCCTGTTGAATAGCTTGCTCCCAGTCCTCGTAAGCCTTCTTCCACAAATGTAATGCTTCACTATTATTAGCTAACGCGGCTAAAAGACTTGAATTCAGTAATTTGTTATTTGTATCCTTTAATTCCGCTATTGTCGCAAGTGCATATGCCCGTATAAACTTGCCATTTTCATTCGGTATCCTTTCTAATTCTCTTTCAATCTTCATCAAAAATTGGTGTAATGCATATTCATTTAATCCTGCAAGCAAAGCTTCTTTCGTAGGAAAGTGATAAAGTAATCCACCTTTACTAACATTTGCTTCATTCGCTACAAGCTCTAACGTTAATTGATTAAAGCCTTTCTCAACAATAATGTGTGATGCAGCATAAAGAATACTCTTTTTTTTGTCCATAAAATCTCCTTTACAATCACTGTACCGTCTGGACGGTTTTTATTCAATTTACAGCTTCTAGTCCTATAAGTCAATTTTAAAACATAAAAAACCTCTATCATTCGACTAAGATAGAGGTAAAAATTTTTCATTAAAAATAAGGTGGTGGCTCAATAGATTCCATATTTACATGTCGATCCTTTGAAAGATACATACATGTCGACTGCAAATAATTTTGAACAGGGAATCGTAAAAACCCTAACTTTTCATAAAATACCGTTCCAATGTCACTATATAGAAAAAAAGTTGAACAGTTTTCCGTATGCTCTATTTCCTTTATCACTCCCCTTACAAGTTCTGATGCATTCCCTTTTCTTCTATCCTCGGCCCTTGTCGCAATTGAACCAATTCCTTTCGCTCTCATCTCTTTCAATTCAAGATCATATATTACGCAGGAACTTAAGATCTTTCCAGTTACATCATCTTGTAAGAGAAACCAAGTACCCTTCTGATATTTTATAGACTGAGAACATTCTTTTATATAGTCCTCTACCGACAGATCTCCTCCCCAAACATCATAGCCCATCATGTAAATAGTGTGCATATCTTCAATTTTTGCTTCACGGATTTGCATCACTCACTTCCCTCCTTTTTTTGAACATAAACAGCTCACCACTTGATACCCATCACTCCTCACTCCACTATAAGCTCCCATAAACGAAGGGTATTTCACTGGAATGATTGTAATCGCACACTGAATGAATGCTGTATTCATAATTAAAATGATCACCTTATTTACGATTGGTGGAATGTCTACATTGCTCACAAATAAATAACTACTAATCGCTAACAAAAGGGAGAACAACGGGCCTGAAAGCATAATCAGAATGAAGGTCATTTTCTTCATTGGCTTCTCATGTGAATAACGAAAAAAACCTACCCATCCACTAAGAGGCTGTAATTTTATAGTTATCCTCCCAACTCTTATACTCCGTGTCTTCTCTTCCATACCTAAAATAATATCCACTGGTTGCTTTAAAAGGA encodes the following:
- a CDS encoding DMT family transporter, whose amino-acid sequence is MAYLLLFLSISLEVFGSTMLKLSEGFKKIWPTIGVILGYGLAFYFLSITLKSLPLGIVYATWSGVGTILTVGVGVVLFKDKVNRKGFIGIGLLVIGLTLINVSH
- a CDS encoding TetR/AcrR family transcriptional regulator, giving the protein MDKKKSILYAASHIIVEKGFNQLTLELVANEANVSKGGLLYHFPTKEALLAGLNEYALHQFLMKIERELERIPNENGKFIRAYALATIAELKDTNNKLLNSSLLAALANNSEALHLWKKAYEDWEQAIQQDGIIREKILTIRYVCDGLWFSSMFQLDVVEREESISLLYHLLDQLEEGN
- a CDS encoding GNAT family N-acetyltransferase — encoded protein: MQIREAKIEDMHTIYMMGYDVWGGDLSVEDYIKECSQSIKYQKGTWFLLQDDVTGKILSSCVIYDLELKEMRAKGIGSIATRAEDRRKGNASELVRGVIKEIEHTENCSTFFLYSDIGTVFYEKLGFLRFPVQNYLQSTCMYLSKDRHVNMESIEPPPYF
- a CDS encoding site-2 protease family protein; translation: MSPIVEFAVVFLMMVAIILPFTTFIHELGHALTAAVLLKQPVDIILGMEEKTRSIRVGRITIKLQPLSGWVGFFRYSHEKPMKKMTFILIMLSGPLFSLLLAISSYLFVSNVDIPPIVNKVIILIMNTAFIQCAITIIPVKYPSFMGAYSGVRSDGYQVVSCLCSKKGGK